A window from Macaca nemestrina isolate mMacNem1 chromosome 8, mMacNem.hap1, whole genome shotgun sequence encodes these proteins:
- the LOC105482006 gene encoding N-acetyltransferase ESCO2 isoform X1, protein MAALTPRKRKQDSLNCDSLLHFTENLFPSPNKKHCFNQNGDKNEENLHCSQQGHFVLSALKTTEINRLPSANQGSQFKSSVSTVSFYNQNKWYLNPLERKLIKESRSTCLKTNDEDISFPIVTEKMQGKPVCSKKNNKKPQKSLTAKYQPRYRHIKPVSRNSRNPKQNRVIYKPIMEKENNCHSAENNPSAPRVLSQKIKPQVTLQGGAAFFVSRKKSSLRKWSLENELSRGTQKNKLAVIEDSDVKTVSEKKAFETRQVPKCLILEEKLNIGLSASSKNQEELIKDSSDDRVLSKEHKVDKNEAFPSEDSLGENKTISPKSTVYPIFSASSVNSKRSLGEEQLSVGSINFLKQTNIQKNTNTRDTSKKTKDQLIIDAGQKHFGATVCKSCGMIYTASNPEDEMQHVQHHHRFLEGIKYVGWKKERVVAEFWDGKIVLVLPHDPSFAIKKVEDVQELVDNELGFQQVVPKCPNKIKTFLFISDEKRVVGCLIAEPIKQAFRVLSEPAGPGSPTSTECSRAWQCSDVPEPAVCGISRIWVFRLKRRKRIARRLVDTLRNCFMFGCFLSTDEIAFSDPTPDGKLFATKYCNTPNFLVYNFNS, encoded by the exons ATGGCAGCTCTTACTCCAAGGAAGAGGAAACAGGATTCTTTGAACTGTGACAG cctTTTACACTTCACTGAAAATCTGTTTCCATCACCTAATAAAAAGCACTGTTTTAATCAAAACGgtgataaaaatgaagaaaacctgCATTGCTCTCAACAAGGGCATTTTGTTTTAAGTGCACTCAAAACAACTGAAATAAATAGACTGCCATCAGCAAATCAAGGCTCACAATTTAAATCTTCTGTGTCCACTGTATCTTTCTACAACCAAAATAAGTGGTACCTCAATCCACTGGAGAGAAAGCTGATAAAAGAGAGTAGATCTACTTGTCTAAAAACTAATGATGAAGATATATCTTTTCCCATTGTGACAGAAAAAATGCAGGGAAAACCAGTCTGTTCcaagaagaacaacaaaaaaccacagaAGAGTTTAACTGCTAAGTATCAACCAAGGTATAGACACATCAAGCCTGTATCAAGGAATTCTAGAAATCCCAAGCAAAATCGAGTGATCTATAAGCCAattatggagaaagaaaataattgtcacTCAGCTGAAAATAATCCCAGTGCTCCTCGGGTTCtaagccaaaaaataaaaccacaagttACGCTCCAGGGTGGAGCAGCATTTTTTGTTAGTAGAAAAAAATCCTCTCTTAGAAAATGGTCCCTGGAAAATGAGCTGTCACGGGGCACCCAAAAGAATAAATTAGCAGTGATTGAAGATTCTGATGTAAAGACTGTCAGTGAAAAAAAAGCTTTTGAGACAAGGCAGGTGCCAAAGTGCTTAATCCTAGAAGAGAAATTGAACATTGGACTAAGTGCAAGCAGTAAAAATCAAGAAGAATTAATAAAG GATTCATCAGATGACAGAGTTTTGTCAAAGGAACATAAAGTTGATAAAAATGAAGCTTTTCCTTCAGAGGATTCTCTTGGTGAGAATAAGACAA TTTCTCCTAAGTCCACTGTCTATCCAATCTTCAGTGCATCTTCAGTCAATTCAAAAAG ATCTTTAGGTGAAGAACAGCTTTCTGTGGGATCTATCAACTTCTTGAAACAGACCAATATCCAGAAAAATACTAATACCAGAGATacaagtaaaaaaacaaaagaccagCTCATCATT GACGCTGGTCAGAAACATTTTGGGGCTACTGTGTGCAAGTCTTGTGGTATGATATATACTGCTTCCAACCCTGAAGATGAAATGCAGCATGTACAGCATCACCACAGGTTTCTGGAAGGAATCAAATATGTG gGTTGGAAGAAAGAACGTGTAGTAGCAGAGTTTTGGGATGGGAAAATTGTGTTGGTTCTGCCACATGATCCAAGCTTCGCTATCAAAAAG GTAGAAGATGTCCAAGAACTTGTTGATAATGAATTGGGCTTCCAGCAAGTTGTTCCTAAGTgtccaaacaaaataaaaacttttctttttatatctgaTGAAAAGAGAGTAGTTGGGTGTTTAATTGCAGAACCCATCAAACAG GCCTTTCGTGTCCTGTCTGAACCAGCTGGTCCAGGATCCCCAACCTCTACAGAATGTTCTAGGGCTTGGCAATGTTCAGATGTACCAGAACCTGCAGTCTGTGGGATAAGTAGAATCTGGGTTTTCAGACTGAAGAGAAGAAAGCGCATTGCAAGACGACTGGTTGATACCCTCAG
- the LOC105482006 gene encoding N-acetyltransferase ESCO2 isoform X2 → MAALTPRKRKQDSLNCDSLLHFTENLFPSPNKKHCFNQNGDKNEENLHCSQQGHFVLSALKTTEINRLPSANQGSQFKSSVSTVSFYNQNKWYLNPLERKLIKESRSTCLKTNDEDISFPIVTEKMQGKPVCSKKNNKKPQKSLTAKYQPRYRHIKPVSRNSRNPKQNRVIYKPIMEKENNCHSAENNPSAPRVLSQKIKPQVTLQGGAAFFVSRKKSSLRKWSLENELSRGTQKNKLAVIEDSDVKTVSEKKAFETRQVPKCLILEEKLNIGLSASSKNQEELIKDSSDDRVLSKEHKVDKNEAFPSEDSLGENKTISPKSTVYPIFSASSVNSKRSLGEEQLSVGSINFLKQTNIQKNTNTRDTSKKTKDQLIIDAGQKHFGATVCKSCGMIYTASNPEDEMQHVQHHHRFLEGIKYVGWKKERVVAEFWDGKIVLVLPHDPSFAIKKVEDVQELVDNELGFQQVVPKCPNKIKTFLFISDEKRVVGCLIAEPIKQAFRVLSEPAGPGSPTSTECSRAWQCSDVPEPAVCGISRIWVFRLKRRKRIARRLVDTLSLQKSSKSSKKPLSRPRIASCLAVFSALMK, encoded by the exons ATGGCAGCTCTTACTCCAAGGAAGAGGAAACAGGATTCTTTGAACTGTGACAG cctTTTACACTTCACTGAAAATCTGTTTCCATCACCTAATAAAAAGCACTGTTTTAATCAAAACGgtgataaaaatgaagaaaacctgCATTGCTCTCAACAAGGGCATTTTGTTTTAAGTGCACTCAAAACAACTGAAATAAATAGACTGCCATCAGCAAATCAAGGCTCACAATTTAAATCTTCTGTGTCCACTGTATCTTTCTACAACCAAAATAAGTGGTACCTCAATCCACTGGAGAGAAAGCTGATAAAAGAGAGTAGATCTACTTGTCTAAAAACTAATGATGAAGATATATCTTTTCCCATTGTGACAGAAAAAATGCAGGGAAAACCAGTCTGTTCcaagaagaacaacaaaaaaccacagaAGAGTTTAACTGCTAAGTATCAACCAAGGTATAGACACATCAAGCCTGTATCAAGGAATTCTAGAAATCCCAAGCAAAATCGAGTGATCTATAAGCCAattatggagaaagaaaataattgtcacTCAGCTGAAAATAATCCCAGTGCTCCTCGGGTTCtaagccaaaaaataaaaccacaagttACGCTCCAGGGTGGAGCAGCATTTTTTGTTAGTAGAAAAAAATCCTCTCTTAGAAAATGGTCCCTGGAAAATGAGCTGTCACGGGGCACCCAAAAGAATAAATTAGCAGTGATTGAAGATTCTGATGTAAAGACTGTCAGTGAAAAAAAAGCTTTTGAGACAAGGCAGGTGCCAAAGTGCTTAATCCTAGAAGAGAAATTGAACATTGGACTAAGTGCAAGCAGTAAAAATCAAGAAGAATTAATAAAG GATTCATCAGATGACAGAGTTTTGTCAAAGGAACATAAAGTTGATAAAAATGAAGCTTTTCCTTCAGAGGATTCTCTTGGTGAGAATAAGACAA TTTCTCCTAAGTCCACTGTCTATCCAATCTTCAGTGCATCTTCAGTCAATTCAAAAAG ATCTTTAGGTGAAGAACAGCTTTCTGTGGGATCTATCAACTTCTTGAAACAGACCAATATCCAGAAAAATACTAATACCAGAGATacaagtaaaaaaacaaaagaccagCTCATCATT GACGCTGGTCAGAAACATTTTGGGGCTACTGTGTGCAAGTCTTGTGGTATGATATATACTGCTTCCAACCCTGAAGATGAAATGCAGCATGTACAGCATCACCACAGGTTTCTGGAAGGAATCAAATATGTG gGTTGGAAGAAAGAACGTGTAGTAGCAGAGTTTTGGGATGGGAAAATTGTGTTGGTTCTGCCACATGATCCAAGCTTCGCTATCAAAAAG GTAGAAGATGTCCAAGAACTTGTTGATAATGAATTGGGCTTCCAGCAAGTTGTTCCTAAGTgtccaaacaaaataaaaacttttctttttatatctgaTGAAAAGAGAGTAGTTGGGTGTTTAATTGCAGAACCCATCAAACAG GCCTTTCGTGTCCTGTCTGAACCAGCTGGTCCAGGATCCCCAACCTCTACAGAATGTTCTAGGGCTTGGCAATGTTCAGATGTACCAGAACCTGCAGTCTGTGGGATAAGTAGAATCTGGGTTTTCAGACTGAAGAGAAGAAAGCGCATTGCAAGACGACTGGTTGATACCCTCAG